The Yoonia sp. SS1-5 genome contains a region encoding:
- the thiD gene encoding bifunctional hydroxymethylpyrimidine kinase/phosphomethylpyrimidine kinase, producing the protein MAQIALTIAGSDSGGGAGIQADLKAMSALGVYGASVITAVTAQNTQAVTAVHGIPLDVISAQIEAVLGDLDVKAIKIGMLATPDIIHCVAAALEGYSGPIVLDPVMVAKSGDALLADNAVATLRDVLIPRATVLTPNLPEAARLLGLSDAQDRTQMTAQGYALCDVGAQAVLMKGGHATGDICHDILVSGEEVRAELAAPRRKTGNTHGTGCTLSSAIAAGLAKGFTLTKAVQEAHRYLQAAICAADELHIGNGHGPVHHFHPFWPA; encoded by the coding sequence ATGGCGCAGATCGCGTTGACGATTGCAGGATCTGACAGCGGCGGCGGGGCAGGTATTCAGGCCGACCTCAAAGCGATGTCGGCGCTTGGGGTCTATGGCGCGTCAGTCATCACAGCCGTGACGGCCCAGAATACGCAGGCCGTGACCGCCGTACACGGCATTCCGCTGGACGTGATCAGCGCGCAGATTGAGGCGGTTCTTGGCGATCTGGACGTCAAAGCGATCAAGATCGGTATGCTGGCAACACCCGATATCATTCACTGCGTCGCCGCAGCACTTGAGGGATATTCAGGCCCGATTGTGCTTGATCCCGTGATGGTCGCGAAATCCGGTGACGCGCTCTTGGCCGACAACGCTGTCGCGACACTCCGGGATGTTTTGATCCCGCGTGCGACAGTGCTGACGCCCAATCTGCCTGAGGCGGCCCGTTTGCTTGGGTTATCTGATGCGCAGGACCGCACGCAGATGACGGCGCAAGGATACGCGCTCTGCGACGTAGGTGCGCAGGCGGTCCTGATGAAGGGCGGACATGCGACGGGGGATATTTGCCACGATATTCTGGTATCCGGCGAAGAGGTGCGTGCCGAACTTGCGGCCCCGCGTCGCAAGACAGGCAACACCCATGGGACCGGGTGCACATTGTCGTCCGCTATCGCGGCTGGGTTGGCCAAGGGGTTCACTTTGACAAAGGCAGTGCAAGAGGCGCACCGCTACTTGCAGGCCGCCATTTGTGCGGCGGATGAGCTGCATATCGGCAACGGCCATGGCCCCGTCCACCATTTCCATCCCTTCTGGCCGGCATGA
- a CDS encoding acyloxyacyl hydrolase, with amino-acid sequence MDSRFAVFFFIMGGLDTYLNDCEAKCLQESEAPARLSIQYGDTYFQEEVIGDEIYGIYDLPKRYGAFQPTFGASLTSDDDFWIGAGGKWTTERVSDGPFFIELSLMPGVYFSGDGPDLGFPLQFRGALGAGLRLDTGSSISVFFDHRSNANATETNPGIETLGIRISQEF; translated from the coding sequence ATGGACAGCCGATTTGCCGTTTTCTTCTTTATCATGGGCGGCCTGGATACCTATCTGAATGATTGTGAGGCCAAGTGCCTGCAAGAAAGCGAAGCGCCTGCCCGTCTGAGCATCCAATATGGCGATACCTATTTTCAGGAAGAGGTGATCGGCGATGAGATCTACGGCATCTACGATCTGCCCAAACGTTATGGCGCGTTTCAACCCACCTTTGGGGCCAGCTTGACCAGCGATGATGATTTCTGGATCGGCGCGGGCGGTAAATGGACGACAGAACGCGTCAGTGACGGCCCGTTTTTTATTGAGTTGTCGTTGATGCCAGGTGTGTATTTCAGCGGCGACGGGCCTGATCTGGGCTTCCCGCTGCAATTTCGCGGCGCGTTGGGCGCGGGTTTGCGCCTTGATACCGGGTCAAGCATATCCGTGTTCTTTGATCACCGGTCGAATGCCAACGCGACCGAGACAAATCCGGGGATCGAGACATTGGGCATCCGCATTTCGCAGGAATTCTAA
- a CDS encoding ABC transporter ATP-binding protein translates to MKPLIALEGVNKYYGDYHALRDINLTINPGEFFSLLGPSGCGKTTLLRTIAGFEDVSDGVVTIGDRDMAGVPANLRPTNMVFQSYAIFPHLTVAENVAFGLRKRPDIDRKTAVPEALAMVGLAGYGGRAAHALSGGQRQRVALARALILKPKVLLLDEPLSALDKKMREQMQVELMKLQRHVGITFILVTHDQEEALVMSDRIAVMFEGRIGQLADAETLYRRPCSRQVAEFIGKMNFLPAQVDAQTATVAGLGRAPITPDQLPEGDASVAGIRPEALSILFDGETSPAEEIAGVVDEVVYYGDMTYYDVRVAGIDAPLNIAMKNVIGRPVLEIGDQTRVGWDPRSLILLR, encoded by the coding sequence GTGAAGCCATTGATCGCGCTGGAGGGTGTGAACAAATATTACGGGGATTATCACGCGCTGCGGGACATCAACCTGACGATCAACCCGGGCGAGTTCTTTTCGCTATTGGGCCCGTCAGGCTGCGGCAAGACAACCTTGCTGCGCACCATCGCCGGGTTCGAGGATGTCTCGGACGGTGTTGTGACCATCGGTGACAGGGACATGGCGGGTGTGCCCGCCAATCTGCGGCCCACGAATATGGTGTTCCAGTCCTATGCGATTTTCCCGCACCTCACCGTTGCCGAAAACGTAGCGTTTGGCCTGCGCAAACGCCCCGATATAGACCGCAAAACCGCCGTGCCAGAGGCGTTGGCGATGGTGGGCCTTGCAGGTTACGGGGGCAGGGCGGCGCATGCCCTGTCGGGCGGGCAACGCCAGCGGGTTGCATTGGCCCGCGCGCTGATCCTCAAGCCCAAAGTGTTGTTGCTGGACGAACCGCTGTCAGCGCTCGACAAGAAGATGCGCGAGCAGATGCAGGTCGAGCTGATGAAACTGCAACGTCATGTGGGCATCACCTTTATTCTGGTCACACATGATCAGGAAGAGGCGCTGGTGATGTCGGACAGGATTGCGGTGATGTTTGAAGGCCGCATCGGACAACTGGCGGACGCCGAGACCTTGTACCGGCGCCCGTGCAGCAGGCAGGTTGCCGAATTCATAGGGAAAATGAACTTCTTACCAGCCCAAGTTGATGCGCAAACCGCAACCGTTGCGGGCCTCGGTCGCGCCCCAATCACCCCCGATCAATTGCCCGAGGGGGATGCAAGCGTCGCCGGGATCAGGCCCGAGGCGCTCAGCATCCTGTTTGACGGCGAAACAAGCCCGGCAGAAGAGATCGCAGGCGTTGTCGATGAGGTCGTCTATTACGGCGATATGACCTATTACGATGTCAGGGTCGCGGGGATTGACGCGCCACTGAATATCGCCATGAAGAACGTGATCGGACGCCCGGTGCTGGAAATCGGGGACCAGACGCGCGTGGGATGGGACCCCAGATCGCTGATCCTGCTGCGCTAG
- a CDS encoding DUF533 domain-containing protein translates to MNTVTKMAIGFAMAKGMDAMKGKGGLGQIMQGLGGGGGAQQAGAAGGMGGLGDIMGKLGGGGGAGGGLGDMLGQLTGGGGGGAAAAGGLGGLGALLGGLAGARGGGGGLEGLLNQDNPAEEPNEDEVARLMLRAMTQAARADGDIDAAEKASLMELLRDGDPADVQALQQILDEPVSASALASDTPRGLETQVYTMSLNAISPDNQAEAQYLHELAGGLGIQPATANDIHDRLGAPRLYS, encoded by the coding sequence ATGAATACCGTGACAAAGATGGCGATTGGCTTTGCAATGGCCAAGGGCATGGACGCAATGAAGGGCAAGGGTGGTCTGGGACAGATCATGCAGGGGCTTGGCGGCGGCGGTGGCGCCCAGCAGGCTGGTGCCGCAGGCGGCATGGGCGGTCTGGGTGACATCATGGGCAAGCTGGGCGGCGGCGGCGGTGCTGGCGGCGGGCTTGGCGATATGCTCGGGCAGTTGACCGGCGGCGGCGGTGGTGGTGCCGCGGCGGCTGGCGGACTTGGCGGGCTGGGTGCCCTGCTGGGCGGTCTTGCGGGCGCACGTGGTGGTGGTGGCGGGCTTGAGGGCCTGTTGAACCAGGACAATCCGGCAGAGGAACCCAACGAGGACGAGGTCGCGCGCCTGATGCTGCGCGCAATGACCCAGGCCGCGCGCGCCGATGGCGATATTGATGCGGCCGAAAAGGCCAGCTTGATGGAATTGCTGCGCGACGGCGATCCGGCGGATGTACAGGCCCTGCAGCAGATACTGGACGAGCCTGTCAGCGCTTCGGCCTTGGCATCGGACACGCCACGCGGGCTGGAAACCCAAGTCTACACCATGTCGCTGAATGCGATCAGCCCGGACAATCAGGCCGAAGCCCAATATCTGCACGAACTTGCTGGTGGTCTTGGCATCCAACCGGCAACGGCAAATGACATTCACGACCGCTTGGGCGCCCCGCGCCTGTATAGCTGA
- a CDS encoding ATPase, protein MIYSSASEWRNAPQKRVLLFAMSGLGKTYLSNMLRSGGDWFHYSIDYRIGTRYMGELIADNAKREAMKVPFLRDLLRSDSIYIGSNISFNDLRPMSSYLGKPGDPALGGLPWDEYTRRQDQFQAAEIAALYDTGHFIERSHRLYQYPHFICDTGGSICEWVDVNDPEDPIMADLSSKTLMVWIEGSDAHTAELIRRFDREPKPMSYDPTFLLSTWRAYLDEFNVAPDKVNPDDFIRWAFGKALAHRQPRYKAMADRWGVTVPMDAVTNVHDTEGFVSMIADALEMRG, encoded by the coding sequence ATGATATATTCATCTGCATCCGAATGGCGCAACGCCCCCCAAAAGCGCGTTTTGCTGTTTGCCATGTCCGGCCTGGGCAAGACCTACCTGTCCAACATGCTGCGCAGCGGCGGGGACTGGTTCCACTACTCAATAGATTATCGGATCGGCACCCGCTACATGGGCGAGCTGATTGCAGACAATGCAAAACGCGAGGCGATGAAGGTCCCCTTCCTGCGCGATTTGTTGCGTTCTGACAGTATCTATATCGGGTCAAATATCTCGTTCAACGATCTGCGCCCGATGTCCTCTTACCTCGGCAAACCCGGCGATCCGGCATTGGGTGGGCTCCCGTGGGACGAATATACGCGCCGGCAGGATCAGTTTCAGGCCGCCGAGATTGCCGCCCTTTATGATACAGGGCATTTCATCGAACGCTCGCACCGGCTGTATCAATACCCCCATTTCATTTGCGACACGGGCGGGTCGATCTGCGAATGGGTGGATGTGAATGATCCCGAAGATCCGATCATGGCCGATCTCAGCAGCAAAACGCTGATGGTCTGGATCGAGGGGAGCGACGCACATACAGCCGAGCTGATCCGCCGGTTCGACCGCGAGCCCAAGCCGATGTCGTATGATCCGACATTCCTGCTATCCACATGGCGGGCTTATCTGGACGAATTCAACGTCGCACCCGACAAGGTAAACCCCGATGATTTCATCCGCTGGGCCTTTGGCAAGGCGCTGGCTCATCGCCAGCCCCGCTACAAGGCGATGGCCGACCGCTGGGGTGTGACCGTGCCCATGGATGCGGTCACAAACGTTCACGATACGGAGGGCTTTGTCAGTATGATCGCTGACGCACTTGAGATGCGTGGCTAA
- a CDS encoding S8/S53 family peptidase, with amino-acid sequence MAASEDLKAVDVTNGVDRTGLRVHRPSNPPYHEMRARDRTNIHSTDLSGFADSTGRAYDGSGTTTFVLDKPINTSHPSLQRGPTGNGSVTNESRENTQGYRFEDRENHGTMVASVISGKFNGKRGVAPGTKLIGLTSGNYTNGSPRQEPTAVLPIILGELEKVIEYAEENPNKSVVLNISAVALSTIPVPRQMLERLEAAGVIIVVSAGNWRDVDSGAGAPGYYDNVIDDLYSRFPNVIVVGSGDENTGGRNIDKDSVFNPGIVTVVDKTFGKRNIADGSNSFVNARGTSFSAPLVAGVIQLLQERAISKYGRKFRPEEIRTLLNKTGKKYYYRGNGGAGGRRPDVNHTDGYYRLLDPRALIKAGDRMMRNNNIHVVDVQPDLPETNVNFYGPAERRPRSENDRKRQRIREPLAKGVRDRPVGKPTPPRPRPPGRSRFSTVVKDISRTNPSRRPVWDEDAPSASYISEIFSLSGLTFFRTGKETSRDAARMMLALGVFTVTGASGGVVPLARSESRFDELIDRGVIRYDAEAGTYGVDTSKLTEAEKEDVADYIDSDENLSEDAQDNAMERLGVSDNAAA; translated from the coding sequence ATGGCAGCAAGCGAAGACCTGAAGGCTGTGGATGTCACGAACGGTGTCGACCGCACGGGTCTTCGGGTTCACCGTCCAAGCAACCCACCATATCACGAAATGCGCGCCAGGGATCGCACGAACATTCACTCGACGGATTTATCAGGCTTCGCGGATTCAACCGGACGCGCCTATGATGGATCAGGCACGACGACGTTCGTACTCGACAAGCCGATCAATACCAGTCACCCGTCACTTCAGCGTGGCCCGACTGGTAACGGGTCGGTCACCAATGAAAGCCGTGAAAATACTCAAGGATATCGATTCGAGGACCGCGAAAACCATGGGACAATGGTGGCGAGCGTGATCTCAGGAAAATTCAATGGCAAAAGAGGCGTCGCCCCTGGAACGAAATTAATCGGCTTGACCTCCGGAAACTACACAAACGGCTCACCGCGTCAAGAGCCAACAGCGGTCCTCCCCATCATACTTGGAGAGCTGGAAAAAGTTATAGAATACGCTGAAGAAAATCCTAACAAATCCGTTGTACTCAACATAAGCGCCGTTGCACTTTCGACTATCCCGGTTCCGCGGCAAATGCTTGAAAGACTAGAGGCAGCCGGTGTTATTATCGTCGTGTCTGCTGGCAATTGGAGAGATGTCGACAGCGGAGCGGGCGCTCCTGGCTATTATGACAACGTTATCGACGATTTATATTCACGGTTTCCGAACGTGATCGTTGTTGGATCGGGGGACGAAAACACAGGTGGCCGGAACATTGACAAAGACTCCGTTTTCAATCCGGGTATCGTAACCGTCGTGGACAAGACATTCGGAAAGCGAAATATAGCTGATGGAAGTAACAGCTTTGTCAACGCAAGGGGCACAAGTTTTTCAGCACCTCTGGTGGCCGGTGTGATCCAGCTTTTGCAAGAGCGCGCGATTTCTAAATATGGGCGCAAGTTCCGCCCGGAAGAAATCCGGACACTTCTGAACAAAACCGGCAAAAAGTACTATTACCGCGGGAACGGCGGGGCGGGAGGTCGGAGACCTGACGTCAATCATACCGACGGGTACTACCGCCTTCTGGATCCCCGCGCGTTGATCAAGGCCGGGGATCGGATGATGAGAAATAACAACATCCATGTCGTTGATGTCCAACCCGATCTGCCGGAGACAAATGTTAACTTTTACGGTCCCGCGGAGCGCAGACCCAGAAGCGAGAATGACAGGAAAAGACAACGTATCAGAGAACCGCTGGCCAAGGGCGTCAGAGATCGGCCTGTCGGAAAGCCGACCCCCCCACGCCCACGCCCACCCGGGCGGTCCAGATTTTCAACTGTTGTCAAAGACATCTCACGAACCAACCCGTCAAGGCGGCCGGTTTGGGATGAGGACGCACCGTCAGCGTCTTACATCAGCGAGATTTTCAGCCTTTCGGGCCTGACATTCTTCCGCACCGGCAAGGAAACCAGCCGTGACGCAGCGCGCATGATGCTGGCCCTGGGTGTCTTTACGGTCACCGGCGCCAGTGGTGGCGTCGTTCCGTTGGCTCGCAGCGAAAGTCGCTTTGACGAACTCATTGATCGCGGGGTGATCCGCTACGATGCAGAAGCTGGCACCTATGGCGTGGACACATCAAAGCTGACGGAAGCGGAAAAGGAAGACGTCGCCGACTATATCGACAGCGATGAAAACCTCAGCGAGGACGCGCAGGACAACGCGATGGAGCGGTTGGGCGTATCCGACAATGCCGCAGCCTGA
- the metA gene encoding homoserine O-succinyltransferase → MPIKLPSALPAYDVLSTEGVMVLDEDAAARQDIRPLRIALLNLMPKKIDTENQFARLIGATPLQIELTLIRMSEHQTKNTAAAHMEEFYKTFAEVRDEKFDGLIITGAPIEHLPFQEVTYWDELTQVFEWTQTNVHATFGVCWGGMAMINYFHGVKKHLLDHKLFGCLRHRNTAPNSPLLMGFSDDCVIPVSRWTEMRQDEIDAAPGLTTLITSDEAGPALVEDPAHRALYIFNHFEYDSGTLKQEYDRDIAVGTPINVPVNYYPDDDPTKQPQNRWRSHGHLLYGNWINQIYQTTHFELDKIGT, encoded by the coding sequence ATGCCTATAAAACTCCCCTCCGCCCTGCCCGCCTATGACGTTCTGTCAACCGAAGGCGTGATGGTGCTGGACGAAGATGCCGCCGCCCGTCAGGATATCCGCCCTTTGCGGATTGCGCTGCTGAACCTGATGCCCAAGAAAATCGACACTGAAAATCAGTTTGCACGGCTGATCGGGGCCACCCCCCTGCAGATCGAACTGACGCTGATCCGCATGTCAGAGCATCAGACCAAGAACACTGCCGCCGCCCATATGGAAGAGTTCTACAAGACCTTTGCCGAGGTCCGGGACGAAAAGTTCGACGGGCTGATTATCACCGGTGCGCCGATTGAACATCTCCCCTTTCAGGAGGTGACCTATTGGGATGAACTGACCCAGGTCTTTGAATGGACCCAGACCAATGTGCACGCCACTTTCGGGGTCTGCTGGGGTGGGATGGCGATGATCAACTATTTCCACGGGGTCAAGAAACACCTGCTGGATCACAAGCTGTTTGGTTGCCTGCGCCACCGCAACACCGCCCCCAATTCGCCGCTGTTGATGGGGTTCTCGGATGATTGCGTCATCCCTGTCAGCCGCTGGACAGAAATGCGCCAGGACGAGATTGACGCGGCCCCCGGCCTGACGACCCTGATCACCAGTGACGAGGCCGGCCCTGCCTTGGTCGAGGATCCGGCGCATCGCGCGCTCTATATCTTCAATCATTTTGAATATGACAGCGGCACGCTCAAGCAGGAATATGACCGGGATATTGCTGTGGGCACACCGATTAATGTGCCGGTGAACTATTATCCGGATGATGACCCGACGAAACAACCGCAAAACAGGTGGCGAAGTCACGGACACCTTCTATATGGCAACTGGATAAACCAAATCTACCAGACCACCCATTTTGAGTTGGACAAAATTGGCACGTAA
- a CDS encoding alpha/beta hydrolase, translating into MARKALTITAAAIGLGALLTGASAAYRSGKAEDLYPPIGSFVEVTGGRVHYVQEGTGPHLVLLHGAGGNLREFTFDLMGRLSDRYTVTAFDRPGLGYTDRVPGIATGALTTEGDGPREQARMLREAASVLGIENPIVAGHSFGGIVSYAWAVEGLDTDSPVNASALVSLAGVTMPWPGELGGYYTVNGSAFGGAVTIPLITAFVPDSRVRSGIEGIFAPQSPPEGYADYVGAALTLRLDSFRANVRQVNTLRPKVVEMAARYPELTLPIEIVHGTADTTVPIQVHAEEVIKIVPSVNIVPLEGVGHMPHHAEPGIVIEAIDRAAARAGLG; encoded by the coding sequence TTGGCACGTAAAGCACTGACAATCACCGCAGCCGCCATCGGACTGGGCGCCCTGTTGACCGGCGCAAGCGCTGCATACCGGTCCGGCAAGGCCGAAGACCTTTACCCGCCCATCGGATCATTCGTCGAGGTGACCGGCGGGCGTGTCCATTACGTACAGGAAGGCACCGGCCCGCATCTGGTATTGCTGCATGGTGCTGGCGGAAACCTGCGTGAATTCACCTTTGATCTGATGGGCCGGCTTAGCGACAGATATACGGTAACCGCCTTTGATCGACCGGGCCTTGGCTATACCGACAGGGTGCCGGGTATCGCAACTGGTGCGCTGACCACCGAAGGGGACGGCCCCCGCGAACAGGCGCGGATGCTGCGCGAGGCGGCATCGGTGCTGGGCATCGAAAACCCCATTGTGGCGGGCCATAGCTTTGGCGGTATCGTCTCATATGCCTGGGCGGTTGAGGGGCTTGATACCGACAGCCCCGTGAATGCATCCGCCCTTGTTTCACTGGCCGGTGTCACAATGCCTTGGCCGGGCGAGCTGGGCGGTTATTACACCGTCAACGGCAGCGCCTTTGGCGGGGCCGTGACGATCCCGCTGATCACCGCATTTGTGCCTGACAGCCGGGTTCGCAGCGGGATCGAAGGCATTTTTGCACCGCAATCACCGCCCGAGGGATATGCCGATTACGTGGGGGCAGCGCTGACCCTTCGGCTGGATAGTTTTCGCGCCAATGTCAGGCAGGTGAACACGCTGCGCCCCAAAGTGGTCGAGATGGCGGCCCGCTATCCCGAACTGACCCTGCCGATCGAGATTGTCCATGGCACTGCGGACACGACCGTTCCGATCCAGGTACATGCGGAAGAAGTGATCAAGATCGTCCCTTCGGTGAATATCGTGCCGCTGGAAGGGGTTGGGCATATGCCCCATCATGCGGAACCCGGGATCGTGATCGAGGCTATTGACAGGGCGGCGGCGCGGGCGGGCCTCGGGTAG
- a CDS encoding TetR/AcrR family transcriptional regulator, translated as MPKRGYHHGNLREALINGCLRLIEKRGPTGFTLSEAAREAGVTPAAVYRHFEGREDLIAAAAHEGYEMFGDLMEHAYGNGQPSALSAFESTGRAYLAFARKYPGHYVAMFESGISINRTPELNAVATRAMGVLEKAAAELSQHIPAEKRPPPQMFSAHIWAMSHGVVELFARGSPGTQSPFPPEDLLETGIGIYLRGLGLLEPDS; from the coding sequence ATGCCTAAGCGCGGTTATCACCACGGAAATCTGCGCGAAGCATTGATCAACGGCTGCTTGCGACTGATCGAAAAGCGGGGTCCGACGGGGTTCACGCTGTCAGAAGCCGCGCGCGAGGCGGGCGTGACGCCGGCGGCGGTCTATCGCCACTTTGAAGGCCGCGAAGACCTGATCGCCGCAGCGGCCCATGAGGGCTATGAGATGTTCGGCGACCTGATGGAACATGCCTATGGCAATGGCCAGCCATCCGCACTGTCGGCATTTGAATCGACCGGTCGCGCCTATCTCGCCTTTGCCCGAAAATACCCGGGCCACTACGTAGCCATGTTCGAGTCCGGGATTTCGATCAACCGCACACCGGAGCTGAACGCCGTTGCCACCCGCGCCATGGGTGTGCTGGAAAAGGCCGCCGCCGAGCTAAGCCAGCATATCCCTGCTGAAAAACGCCCGCCGCCACAGATGTTCAGTGCGCATATCTGGGCGATGAGCCATGGCGTCGTGGAGCTGTTCGCGCGCGGCAGCCCGGGCACGCAAAGCCCCTTCCCGCCCGAAGACCTGCTAGAGACGGGGATCGGCATTTACCTGCGCGGGCTTGGCCTGCTGGAACCCGATAGCTGA
- the ppk2 gene encoding polyphosphate kinase 2 — MDLPFDGGISRYYREDAPKDVRAAVADAGKSDILNPAFPYDKRWDKADYEDALENLQIELVRMQSWAKETGQRVAIVFEGRDAAGKGGTIKRIRENLNPRNTKVVALSKPTETEADQWYFQRYIAHLPAKGEITIFDRSWYNRGVVEHVFGFCTPDQRERWFTQTPEFEHMLVDEGITLIKIWLNVGRATQLKRFLDREKDPLKQWKLSWIDVEGLGKWDAYTDAIGETLTRTDTTPAPWTVVRSDDKRRARVNVIRAILTQLDYTNKDPKALGAVDSKIVGGIDHWHA, encoded by the coding sequence ATGGATTTGCCATTTGATGGCGGTATCAGCCGGTATTATCGCGAGGACGCACCCAAAGACGTGCGTGCGGCTGTCGCTGATGCCGGCAAATCCGATATTCTGAACCCTGCATTTCCCTATGACAAACGCTGGGACAAGGCGGATTACGAAGACGCGCTGGAAAACCTGCAGATCGAACTTGTCCGGATGCAATCCTGGGCCAAGGAGACTGGTCAGCGCGTGGCCATCGTCTTTGAAGGGCGTGACGCGGCGGGCAAAGGCGGCACGATCAAGCGCATTCGCGAAAACCTGAACCCGCGCAACACCAAGGTTGTGGCCCTGTCCAAACCGACCGAAACCGAGGCCGATCAGTGGTATTTTCAACGCTATATCGCCCATCTTCCGGCCAAGGGTGAAATCACCATTTTTGACCGCAGCTGGTATAATCGCGGGGTGGTCGAACATGTCTTTGGGTTCTGCACCCCCGATCAGCGCGAACGCTGGTTCACCCAGACCCCGGAATTTGAACATATGCTGGTTGATGAAGGGATCACATTGATCAAGATCTGGCTGAATGTCGGTCGCGCTACCCAGCTCAAGCGATTTCTGGATCGCGAGAAAGATCCGCTCAAGCAGTGGAAACTGTCCTGGATCGACGTTGAGGGGCTTGGAAAATGGGACGCATACACGGACGCGATTGGCGAGACCTTGACGCGCACTGATACGACCCCTGCCCCATGGACAGTGGTGCGATCCGACGACAAACGCCGCGCGCGGGTCAATGTCATTCGCGCAATCCTGACCCAACTGGATTACACCAACAAGGATCCAAAAGCCCTTGGCGCGGTGGACTCCAAGATTGTCGGAGGCATCGACCACTGGCATGCCTAA
- a CDS encoding FAD-dependent oxidoreductase, protein MSIWSVIGAGVAGLAVATELVSRGARVEVFDPAGPPGPHACSWWAGGMLAPWCEFENAEEPVLRLGQKAIGWWADKTDIQRNGTLVVAARRDLPDLRRFARRTEGFTAVSTMIAELEPDLPNLSEGLFFDAEAHLDPRKALHCLHDRLVENGVVFHHKPAPEGLPNAIDCRGLRARDVLPDLRGVKGEMLMIRCPDITLNRPVRLLHPRIPLYIVPRGDGIYMLGATMIESEDRSRITARSMLELLSAAYALNPAFGEAEVLEIGVDLRPAFPDNLPRIRRRGRTIYANGLYRHGYLLAPALAQGVADLALNNTHSELVDEDRT, encoded by the coding sequence ATGAGCATTTGGTCCGTCATAGGTGCCGGTGTCGCAGGACTAGCGGTTGCGACCGAACTCGTCTCGCGCGGGGCCAGGGTTGAGGTGTTTGACCCCGCTGGTCCGCCGGGGCCGCACGCCTGTTCCTGGTGGGCGGGCGGTATGCTTGCGCCATGGTGCGAGTTCGAGAACGCGGAAGAGCCCGTCTTGCGCCTCGGCCAAAAGGCAATCGGCTGGTGGGCTGATAAGACCGACATTCAAAGGAACGGTACACTGGTTGTTGCCGCCCGACGGGATTTGCCCGACTTGCGCCGTTTTGCACGCCGAACCGAAGGCTTTACCGCCGTCAGCACAATGATCGCAGAGCTTGAGCCTGATCTCCCTAACCTGTCTGAAGGCTTGTTCTTCGACGCCGAAGCCCATCTTGATCCGCGAAAGGCATTGCATTGCCTCCACGACAGGCTTGTTGAAAATGGGGTGGTATTTCATCACAAACCCGCGCCCGAAGGCCTGCCCAATGCGATTGATTGCAGGGGTTTACGCGCCCGTGACGTGCTGCCCGATCTGCGCGGTGTCAAGGGCGAGATGCTGATGATCCGCTGTCCAGATATCACCCTGAACCGCCCTGTGCGGCTCCTGCATCCGCGCATCCCTCTCTACATCGTGCCCCGCGGCGACGGGATCTACATGCTGGGGGCGACAATGATCGAGAGCGAGGATCGCAGCCGGATCACCGCCCGTTCCATGCTGGAACTGCTGAGCGCAGCCTATGCGCTAAACCCGGCCTTTGGTGAGGCCGAGGTGCTGGAAATTGGCGTGGATCTGCGGCCTGCCTTTCCGGACAACCTGCCGCGCATTCGCAGACGAGGGCGTACAATTTATGCCAACGGGCTCTACCGCCACGGGTATCTGCTTGCACCCGCGCTGGCACAGGGCGTGGCGGATTTGGCCCTCAACAATACACATTCGGAGTTGGTTGATGAAGATCGTACTTAA